The Pseudanabaena sp. ABRG5-3 genome includes the window TCCTAATGCTTAGTATTCTTCAGGCAATTTTTTGCGGTGCGGCTTTGCCGCACCGCAAAAAATTGCCTCCTTAATTCCATTTTTCACCACGGAAAATCCGATGATTCGTTTAGAAAATATCCGCAAAGCCTACCGACTCGGTGAAGTTGATGTTCCCGTTCTCAAAGGCATCGATCTTGAAATTCAGTCAGGGGAATATGCCGCCATCATGGGGATGTCAGGCTCAGGCAAATCCACCCTCATGAATATCATTGGTTGCCTCGATCGCCCGACCAAAGGGAAATATTATCTCGAAGATCGGGAGTTAACCACCTATAACGATGATGAACTCGCCTATATTCGCAATCGTCGCATTGGGTTTGTATTTCAGCAATTTAATCTCCTAGCCCGTTCCACTGCCCTTGAGAACGTAATGTTGCCGATGATTTATTCCAATATTCCCAAAGAAAAGCGTCGTCGTCTGGCTGTCGAAGCTTTGACAAAAGTGGGACTTAGCGATCGCCTGTCCAATCGCCCCAATCAACTATCAGGTGGACAACAGCAACGGGTTGCGATCGCTAGAGCCTTAGCCAATCGCCCTGCCTTAATCCTTGCCGATGAGCCAACGGGAGCCTTAGATACGCATACTTCCCATGAGGTGATGAATTTGCTTGCTGATTTAAATGAGCAAGGAATTACGATTGTGTTAGTCACCCATGAACCAGATGTCGCCGAGAGAACTCGCCGCATTATTCGCATTCAAGATGGATTAATTTCCAAATAAAGAATGCGCCGCAAAGGTTCTTTATTCAATGATAATTGCCCACAAGGCGATCGCTAAGAGTAGCGTACTTACATGCTGAGGCAAGAGCGATCGCCAAGACTGACGCGCAATCTTTTGGGTTAAAACCCATGTCAGTAGCACTGAAAAAATCAACACTGTTCCTTGCAAAAATGCTGTTACCGCAGGATGGGCGATCACAATGGGCAGACTTGAGCCATCCATTCCCAAAGTTGCCCAAGTAACGGGTAAGACACGACCAGCTTCTTGCAGAAAGAGACGTAAATAATGGGCTAGATTTGCACCTAGAGCTAGGGGTAAATATCCATAGGCAAGCTGGATAAAGGACTTGGGTTTACAGGTGTTAAGCCCATAGGGTAACTGATTGTCTTGGCAATTTTTCTTCCAGTTAACCATGATGAAATGGAGCGATCGCATCATGCCATAGGCAACTAGGGGAATTGCTGCGACAACAAGCAAAATCAGCACCGATAAGGTTAAATGCGGTAAGAACTCATCTGCATTAATTTGCCATGCGATCGCTGTTTGAATCTCTGGCAATCGATGCAGAAACGCACCACCCAGTAATAGCAATAGCAATGCGACCTCATAGGTACGCGGCACATGGGTTGTCCATAACTCGATCGCAGGTGGACGCAGATTAAACTCTACGGAACGATGGGGGCAAGCCTTGAGACAGGTCATACATAGCACACAGTCGCGATTATCTTGCAGTTGAGCAGGATGAGAATAAAGCGGACAGCCATTGGTCTCTAAACCTTCGCCTTTTTTCGCGCCGCCCTTATAGCACTGATAGGTAGTACATTCTGCGGAACAAGTCCCTTGCTGAGCGCGTAATTCGGTCATGGAGAGTTTCGCAAATAGTCCATTCATGCCGCCAATGGGACAGAGATAGCGACACCAATATCTCCGCTCAAAAATCAACGAACAAATCATTGCTCCCGCCGTAATCAACAGTAGTAAATAAGCCGAAAGATAGGCGGTATTTTGTAAATCCCAGAGTTCTTCCCAGAGATAAATTAATACAAATAGACCAAAGAGAAACCAACCGCCCCATCGTTCCGAAACATCGCGATTCCAATGTTTTAGCTGTCGGGGGAATAGCCACAGTGATATTTTTTGCGTGACTTCGCCATAAATCATAAATGGACAGATCGCGCACCACAATCGCCCCACAAATGGAAATCCAATTAAAATTAATGGCCACCACCATGCCCAAAACATATTGAGAGCAACATTGCGATCGCGGGTTTGGGGTGCTAAAA containing:
- a CDS encoding ABC transporter ATP-binding protein, coding for MIRLENIRKAYRLGEVDVPVLKGIDLEIQSGEYAAIMGMSGSGKSTLMNIIGCLDRPTKGKYYLEDRELTTYNDDELAYIRNRRIGFVFQQFNLLARSTALENVMLPMIYSNIPKEKRRRLAVEALTKVGLSDRLSNRPNQLSGGQQQRVAIARALANRPALILADEPTGALDTHTSHEVMNLLADLNEQGITIVLVTHEPDVAERTRRIIRIQDGLISK
- a CDS encoding sigma 54-interacting transcriptional regulator: MFIKERSQVLQPYLITKAERGIIGKSRYATRLRHEIKQASEDREPVLILGEPGLDKDNIAALIHFNSTYRREAIAKVNCNLVQASGAELFGRAGGNAGLLTYLGTGTLVLNNIQELPEELIPKLVQLLETRTYRPVGSDEQEEALICETRIIMVTEKSQPTCESHVKHSIKVPALRVRKADIKPHVEYYISLFCRDRGIPKPTITTEALRSLQGYDFPENLKELRFLVGRAIVQSLNAPFLTEAVFWSTQPKGKKFRFNLLNAYPSLRRFLRSEWFPDRINYGFTLTFFAIVVATLFLAPQTRDRNVALNMFWAWWWPLILIGFPFVGRLWCAICPFMIYGEVTQKISLWLFPRQLKHWNRDVSERWGGWFLFGLFVLIYLWEELWDLQNTAYLSAYLLLLITAGAMICSLIFERRYWCRYLCPIGGMNGLFAKLSMTELRAQQGTCSAECTTYQCYKGGAKKGEGLETNGCPLYSHPAQLQDNRDCVLCMTCLKACPHRSVEFNLRPPAIELWTTHVPRTYEVALLLLLLGGAFLHRLPEIQTAIAWQINADEFLPHLTLSVLILLVVAAIPLVAYGMMRSLHFIMVNWKKNCQDNQLPYGLNTCKPKSFIQLAYGYLPLALGANLAHYLRLFLQEAGRVLPVTWATLGMDGSSLPIVIAHPAVTAFLQGTVLIFSVLLTWVLTQKIARQSWRSLLPQHVSTLLLAIALWAIIIE